The proteins below come from a single Molothrus ater isolate BHLD 08-10-18 breed brown headed cowbird chromosome 3, BPBGC_Mater_1.1, whole genome shotgun sequence genomic window:
- the TAB2 gene encoding TGF-beta-activated kinase 1 and MAP3K7-binding protein 2 isoform X1, with amino-acid sequence MCPRFPFEFSNFLIDVTEILELIGCSLKKEKKIVQRNAFKLNNNNNLDACCAVLSQESTKYLYGEGDLSFSDDSGIPGLRNHMTSLNLDLQSQNVYHHGREGSRMNGSRTLAHSVSDGHLQTSQSNNELFQQEPQTAPAQVPQGFHVFEMANTVSASNPGQHLGFHLGSKGVSNLSQQTPRFNPIMVTLAPNIQPGRNTPTSLHIHGVPPPVLNSPQGNSIYIRPYITAPSGTARQTQQQPGWASQFNPMHPQQVYQPSQPGPWTTIPTSSTTPHTSSQHSTQPNQQGHQTSHVYMPISSPTTPQAPMIHSSGSSQSSAHSQYNIQNISTGPRKNQIEIKLEPPQRNSSSKLRSTGPRTSTVPSSLNSQTLSRSQPTVYISASPPNTDEVITRGQPKVYISANATTGDDQLVRNQPTLFISTNPGVSTTARNMSGQVSMGPAFIHHHPPKSRAVGNSTTATSPRVVVTQPNTKYTFKITVSPNKPPAVSPGVVSPTFEPTNLLNLPDHYVEPEGIQHLTDPVLAHVDRISDARKLSMGSDDAAYTQALLVHQKARMERLQRELEVQKKKLDKLKSEVNEMENNLTRRRLKRSNSVSQIPSLEEMQQLRSCNRQLQIDIDCLTKEIDLFQARGPHFNPSAIHNFYDNIGFLGPVPPKPKDQRSIVKTPKTVPDTDEDEGAQWSCTACTFLNHPALNRCEQCEMPRHF; translated from the exons ATGTGCCCCCGTTTCCCCTTTGAGTTCTCCAATTTTCTCATTGACGTCACTGAAATTTTGGAATTGATTGGATGCagtcttaaaaaagaaaaaaaaattgtccaaaGAAATGCATTCAAGCTGAAT AATAACAACAATTTGGATGCCTGTTGTGCAGTTCTCTCTCAAGAGAGCACAAAATATCTCTATGGTGAAGGAGACCTGAGTTTTTCGGatgattctgggattcctgGACTACGAAATCACATGACATCTCTTAATTTGGATTTGCAGTCACAGAACGTCTATCACCATGGAAGAGAAGGAAGTAGAATGAATGGAAGTAGGACTCTAGCTCACAGTGTTAGTGATGGACACCTTCAAACCAGTCAGTCCAACAATGAACTGTTTCAGCAGGAACCACAGACAGCACCTGCGCAGGTTCCACAAGGATTTCATGTCTTTGAGATGGCTAATACAGTTAGTGCTTCTAATCCAGGGCAGCATCTTGGATTTCACCTAGGCAGCAAAGGAGTATCTAACTTGTCTCAACAAACACCCAGATTCAACCCCATTATGGTAACTTTAGCCCCAAACATTCAGCCTGGTCGCAATACCCCAACATCTTTGCACATACATGGTGTACCTCCTCCTGTACTTAACAGTCCCCAGGGAAATTCTATCTATATTAGGCCTTACATCACAGCTCCTAGTGGTACTGCTcggcaaacacagcagcagccaggctgggcatctCAGTTTAATCCcatgcaccctcagcaagtctACCAGCCTTCGCAGCCAGGTCCCTGGACTACTATTCCTACATCCAGTACTACGCCACATACCTCATCGCAACACTCAACACAGCCAAACCAGCAAGGCCACCAGACTTCTCATGTGTACATGCCTATCAGTTCTCCTACTACTCCACAAGCACCTATGATTCATTCATCTGGTAGCTCACAATCTTCTGCTCATAGCCAATACAACATTCAGAATATATCCACAGGACCTCGCAAAAATCAAATTGAAATCAAACTTGAACCGCCACAAAGAAACAGTTCTTCTAAATTGCGTTCAACTGGCCCTCGCACCTCCACCGTTCCCTCTTCCCTCAACAGCCAGACATTAAGTAGAAGTCAACCCACTGTTTACATATCGGCCAGTCCTCCAAATACTGATGAAGTGATCACACGTGGACAGCCCAAGGTCTACATTTCAGCAAATGCCACGACAGGAGATGATCAACTTGTGCGGAACCAGCCCACGCTTTTCATATCCACAAATCCTGGAGTATCTACTACTGCTAGGAATATGTCTGGTCAAGTAAGCATGGGTCCTGCATTTATTCATCACCATCCACCCAAGAGTCGAGCAGTGGGCAACAGCACCACTGCAACTTCTCCTCGAGTGGTTGTTACGCAGCCTAACacaaaatatacttttaaaattacagtttctCCAAATAAGCCCCCTGCAGTTTCCCCAGGGGTAGTATCCCCAACTTTTGAACCTACAAACCTTCTAAACCTTCCTGATCACTATGTTGAACCAGAGGGTATCCAGCATCTTACTGACCCTGTTTTAGCACATGTGGATAGGATCAGTGATGCACGGAAATTGAGTATGGGATCTGATGATGCTGCCTACACGCAAG CTTTACTGGTACACCAGAAGGCCAGGATGGAGCGACTTCAACGAGAACTTGAggttcaaaagaaaaagttggATAAACTAAAATCAGAGGTCAATGAAATGGAGAATAATCTAACACGAAGGCGCCTGAAAAGATCGAATTCTGTTTCCCAAATTCCATCA ctggaaGAAATGCAACAGTTAAGAAGTTGTAACAGACAGCTGCAGATAGACATAGATTGCCTAACCAAAGAGATTGATCTTTTTCAAGCAAGAG gaccACATTTTAATCCCAGCGCTATTCATAATTTTTACGATAATATTGGATTTCTTGGTCCCGTGCCACCAAAACCCAAAG ATCAGAGGTCCATTGTGAAAACACCAAAGACTGTTCCAGACACAGATGAAGATGAGGGAGCTCAGTGGAGTTGTACCGCCTGTACTTTTTTAAACCATCCAGCCTTAAATCGCTGTGAACAGTGTGAAATGCCCAGGCATTTCTGA
- the TAB2 gene encoding TGF-beta-activated kinase 1 and MAP3K7-binding protein 2 isoform X2, producing the protein MAQGSQQIDIQVLHDLRQKFPEVPEGVVSRCMLQNNNNLDACCAVLSQESTKYLYGEGDLSFSDDSGIPGLRNHMTSLNLDLQSQNVYHHGREGSRMNGSRTLAHSVSDGHLQTSQSNNELFQQEPQTAPAQVPQGFHVFEMANTVSASNPGQHLGFHLGSKGVSNLSQQTPRFNPIMVTLAPNIQPGRNTPTSLHIHGVPPPVLNSPQGNSIYIRPYITAPSGTARQTQQQPGWASQFNPMHPQQVYQPSQPGPWTTIPTSSTTPHTSSQHSTQPNQQGHQTSHVYMPISSPTTPQAPMIHSSGSSQSSAHSQYNIQNISTGPRKNQIEIKLEPPQRNSSSKLRSTGPRTSTVPSSLNSQTLSRSQPTVYISASPPNTDEVITRGQPKVYISANATTGDDQLVRNQPTLFISTNPGVSTTARNMSGQVSMGPAFIHHHPPKSRAVGNSTTATSPRVVVTQPNTKYTFKITVSPNKPPAVSPGVVSPTFEPTNLLNLPDHYVEPEGIQHLTDPVLAHVDRISDARKLSMGSDDAAYTQALLVHQKARMERLQRELEVQKKKLDKLKSEVNEMENNLTRRRLKRSNSVSQIPSLEEMQQLRSCNRQLQIDIDCLTKEIDLFQARGPHFNPSAIHNFYDNIGFLGPVPPKPKDQRSIVKTPKTVPDTDEDEGAQWSCTACTFLNHPALNRCEQCEMPRHF; encoded by the exons ATGGCCCAAGGAAGCCAGCAAATTGATATTCAGGTTTTACATGACCTGCGACAGAAGTTTCCTGAGGTACCTGAAGGTGTTGTATCCAGATGCATGTTACAG AATAACAACAATTTGGATGCCTGTTGTGCAGTTCTCTCTCAAGAGAGCACAAAATATCTCTATGGTGAAGGAGACCTGAGTTTTTCGGatgattctgggattcctgGACTACGAAATCACATGACATCTCTTAATTTGGATTTGCAGTCACAGAACGTCTATCACCATGGAAGAGAAGGAAGTAGAATGAATGGAAGTAGGACTCTAGCTCACAGTGTTAGTGATGGACACCTTCAAACCAGTCAGTCCAACAATGAACTGTTTCAGCAGGAACCACAGACAGCACCTGCGCAGGTTCCACAAGGATTTCATGTCTTTGAGATGGCTAATACAGTTAGTGCTTCTAATCCAGGGCAGCATCTTGGATTTCACCTAGGCAGCAAAGGAGTATCTAACTTGTCTCAACAAACACCCAGATTCAACCCCATTATGGTAACTTTAGCCCCAAACATTCAGCCTGGTCGCAATACCCCAACATCTTTGCACATACATGGTGTACCTCCTCCTGTACTTAACAGTCCCCAGGGAAATTCTATCTATATTAGGCCTTACATCACAGCTCCTAGTGGTACTGCTcggcaaacacagcagcagccaggctgggcatctCAGTTTAATCCcatgcaccctcagcaagtctACCAGCCTTCGCAGCCAGGTCCCTGGACTACTATTCCTACATCCAGTACTACGCCACATACCTCATCGCAACACTCAACACAGCCAAACCAGCAAGGCCACCAGACTTCTCATGTGTACATGCCTATCAGTTCTCCTACTACTCCACAAGCACCTATGATTCATTCATCTGGTAGCTCACAATCTTCTGCTCATAGCCAATACAACATTCAGAATATATCCACAGGACCTCGCAAAAATCAAATTGAAATCAAACTTGAACCGCCACAAAGAAACAGTTCTTCTAAATTGCGTTCAACTGGCCCTCGCACCTCCACCGTTCCCTCTTCCCTCAACAGCCAGACATTAAGTAGAAGTCAACCCACTGTTTACATATCGGCCAGTCCTCCAAATACTGATGAAGTGATCACACGTGGACAGCCCAAGGTCTACATTTCAGCAAATGCCACGACAGGAGATGATCAACTTGTGCGGAACCAGCCCACGCTTTTCATATCCACAAATCCTGGAGTATCTACTACTGCTAGGAATATGTCTGGTCAAGTAAGCATGGGTCCTGCATTTATTCATCACCATCCACCCAAGAGTCGAGCAGTGGGCAACAGCACCACTGCAACTTCTCCTCGAGTGGTTGTTACGCAGCCTAACacaaaatatacttttaaaattacagtttctCCAAATAAGCCCCCTGCAGTTTCCCCAGGGGTAGTATCCCCAACTTTTGAACCTACAAACCTTCTAAACCTTCCTGATCACTATGTTGAACCAGAGGGTATCCAGCATCTTACTGACCCTGTTTTAGCACATGTGGATAGGATCAGTGATGCACGGAAATTGAGTATGGGATCTGATGATGCTGCCTACACGCAAG CTTTACTGGTACACCAGAAGGCCAGGATGGAGCGACTTCAACGAGAACTTGAggttcaaaagaaaaagttggATAAACTAAAATCAGAGGTCAATGAAATGGAGAATAATCTAACACGAAGGCGCCTGAAAAGATCGAATTCTGTTTCCCAAATTCCATCA ctggaaGAAATGCAACAGTTAAGAAGTTGTAACAGACAGCTGCAGATAGACATAGATTGCCTAACCAAAGAGATTGATCTTTTTCAAGCAAGAG gaccACATTTTAATCCCAGCGCTATTCATAATTTTTACGATAATATTGGATTTCTTGGTCCCGTGCCACCAAAACCCAAAG ATCAGAGGTCCATTGTGAAAACACCAAAGACTGTTCCAGACACAGATGAAGATGAGGGAGCTCAGTGGAGTTGTACCGCCTGTACTTTTTTAAACCATCCAGCCTTAAATCGCTGTGAACAGTGTGAAATGCCCAGGCATTTCTGA